The following proteins come from a genomic window of Theileria equi strain WA chromosome 2 map unlocalized gcontig_1105316255037, whole genome shotgun sequence:
- a CDS encoding methionyl-tRNA synthetase, putative (encoded by transcript BEWA_043780A) produces the protein MGCPHIGHAYESICCDVVARYKRVFGRKVLMTTGTDEHGEKVASTAAAQGVIVEELCEHNSNEFKKMYGRLLISYDDFIRTTEERHITSAQNGWKKVAERGDIYLGTLKGWYSVREERFIPEEEAKLTDYCDPCSKVKYNPVEEPSYFFKLDNHREKLIEHIETHPKFIMPVDVRDDILKKLKSGKIDDLSISRTSFSWGIPVPGDDKHVIYVWFDALSNFATVAGLKDYESFKYFNEKSVWPIDIQFIGKDISWFHSVILPCMLLAMDLDLPTTIFSHGIILGPDGQKMSKSLGNVINAADLLDNYGVEPLRYYIIRNSVLGEDMRFDIGEMCQMYNEEVVENVGGLLDDVLSLADKHHDGKVPALVEDLPKPFEPIAVSRAVVGFVADFDFRSAILTTIDAFKKCREHFEGHLSGSVVEAGHVRLLLESVYFLSHFLAPLVPLSCEKVFSQLDAEQKTVKTLSHSFNNLVEGTKLDLSLKAFSKVLHE, from the coding sequence ATGGGCTGTCCACATATTGGTCATGCCTACGAATCCATATGTTGCGATGTAGTTGCACGTTATAAACGGGTTTTTGGACGCAAGGTCCTGATGACCACAGGAACCGACGAACATGGAGAAAAGGTCGCTAGTACTGCCGCCGCCCAGGGAGTCATAGTGGAGGAACTATGTGAACACAACTCCAACGAATTTAAGAAGATGTACGGAAGACTACTCATCTCTTATGATGATTTCATAAGGACTACGGAAGAGAGGCATATTACATCTGCTCAGAATGGTTGGAAGAAAGTGGCAGAAAGGGGTGACATTTATCTTGGAACACTCAAAGGTTGGTACAGTGTACGTGAGGAGAGATTCATCccagaggaagaagctAAACTGACAGACTACTGTGACCCATGTTCTAAGGTTAAGTATAATCCAGTTGAGGAACCGAGTTATTTCTTTAAGCTAGATAACCATAGAGAGAAACTAATTGAGCATATTGAGACGCATCCAAAGTTCATCATGCCTGTAGATGTTAGAGATGATATACTGAAGAAGTTGAAGAGTGGTAAAATAGACGATCTTTCAATCAGCAGGACAAGTTTCTCTTGGGGAATTCCAGTTCCTGGCGATGATAAACATGTCATATATGTTTGGTTTGATGCTTTGTCCAACTTCGCAACGGTAGCTGGACTGAAAGACTATGAGAGCTTTAAGTACTTCAATGAGAAGTCTGTATGGCCTATAGACATCCAGTTTATTGGAAAGGATATTTCTTGGTTCCACTCAGTTATTCTTCCGTGTATGTTACTGGCTATGGATCTCGACCTGCCAACAACAATATTTTCTCATGGAATTATTCTGGGTCCTGACGGTCAAAAGATGAGCAAGTCCCTTGGAAATGTTATTAACGCCGCTGATTTGCTGGATAACTATGGTGTAGAACCCCTGAGATATTACATCATCAGAAACTCCGTTCTTGGCGAAGACATGCGTTTTGACATTGGTGAAATGTGTCAAATGTAcaatgaagaagttgtaGAGAATGTAGGTGGCCTGTTGGATGATGTACTGAGCCTAGCTGACAAACACCATGATGGCAAAGTCCCTGCCCTGGTGGAAGATCTACCCAAGCCGTTCGAACCAATCGCAGTTTCAAGAGCTGTAGTCGGGTTTGTTGCAGATTTTGACTTCAGAAGTGCTATACTCACAACCATTGATGCTTTCAAAAAATGCAGAGAACACTTTGAAGGACACCTGTCAGGATCTGTTGTAGAGGCAGGTCATGTCCGACTTTTGTTAGAGTCAGTTTATTTCTTATCTCACTTTTTGGCACCTCTTGTTCCTTTGTCTTGTGAAAAGGTATTTTCACAATTGGATGCAGAGCAGAAGACTGTTAAAACACTGTCTCACAGTTTTAATAATTTAGTAGAGGGGACAAAATTAGACCTATCGCTAAAAGCATTCTCCAAAGTGTTGCATGAGTAG
- a CDS encoding conserved hypothetical protein (encoded by transcript BEWA_043770A), whose protein sequence is MPQAIDDVNVTTILSILLKLGIENNVIITSIIPFCYKISDYNRLLTCIHMISMMQNSKKNPSFKALVIKSALELPINGSTLTFKEIGRLCESLAATKLYSENLGNLIIWLLNDDLEDHKVEIVSFSSILRYLSRMKIGDLYLWRIYSKYALENIITGNPKTIIKLLESFVDRGFRSEALLGSCGHILVNHISGLNPMDIVSLAHIYHLSNYNHYDLFSGICDMLEIIVGLIDSKTAIKLLGFLSYVYGQTKTYFTPKHYRSIYLIFNKCSIALEIYDIKDFMVLAQGIKQFHCVKSMQLEKRLVKYLNECSSQYTLSLEGKKKSQIYASIILSKYRNEKRITQSEALTLKSQLSGAISLS, encoded by the exons ATGCCACAGGCTATAGATGATGTTAATGTCACTACAATACTAAGTATTCTTTTAAAACTTGGAATTGAAAATAATGTTATTATAACCTCCATTATACCATTTTGTTACAAAATCTCAGATTACAACCGACTTCTCACCTGCATACACATGATATCTATGATGCAAAACAGCAAAAAAAATCCCAGTTTTAAGGCTTTAGTGATAAAAAGTGCATTAGAACTACCTATTAACGGTTCAACCTTGACATTCAAAGAAATAGGACGGCTTTGTGAATCTTTGGCTGCAACTAAGCTTTATAGTGAGAATCTAGGAAACCTTATAATTTGGCTTTTGAATGATGACCTGGAAGATCACAAAGTAGAAATCgtttcattttcttcaatACTAAGGTATTTGAGTCGCATGAAAATAGGTGATCTATATTTATGGCGTATATACAGCAAATATGCGCTTGAAAACATAATCACTGGAAACCCAAAAACTATAATAAAACTCCTGGAATCATTTGTGGATAGAGGATTTCGAAGTGAGGCACTACTTGGTTCTTGTGGACACATTCTTGTTAACCATATAAGTGGTCTAAATCCGATGGACATTGTTAGTTTGGCAcatatttatcatttatcTAACTACAACCATTATGATCTATTCAGCGGGATTTGTGATATGTTAGAGATCATAGTTGGGCTCATAGATTCTAAAACAGCCATAAAACTACTAGGATTCCTAAGTTATGTTTATGGGCAGACTAAAACTTATTTCACTCCAAAGCATTATCGTTCCATATATCTCATCTTTAATAAGTGTTCTATCGCATTAGAAATCTACGATATCAAAGACTTTATGGTTCTAGCTCAAGGTATTAAACAATTCCATTGTGTTAAATCTATGCAATTAGAG AAAAGGTTggtaaaatatttaaacGAATGCTCTTCTCAATATACATTATCACTAGAAGGAAAGAAAAAGTCTCAAATATATGCATCAATCATTTTGTCTAAATATAGAAATGAGAAAAGAATAACTCAAAGCGAAGCACTCACGCTTAAATCACAACTTTCTGGAGCAATATCTTTATCTTAA
- a CDS encoding translation elongation factor E1-F beta, putative (encoded by transcript BEWA_043740A), translating into MADLKVDILTVATPTGLDNLDKFLSYHSFVGGVKCATSDDVAVFKKLGKAPGNETHPNVHRWYKHVATWVKSPPADLPQGVFKVEEENKPDDIDLFGDEEEEEDDALAKKMAAMKAAKTKKKEVAKSSLVIHIEPASIETNLDEVLKLVRDIKMEGLTWGEAYTKIPLAYGIEKLQVICTIVDDLVNTNEIIELIEGLGLTDEQKALLSKREEEDDDEDEDELFGLVQSATIVSFNKL; encoded by the exons ATGGCTGATTTGAAGGTTGATATCTTGACTGTAGCTACACCCACAGGCTTGGATAACTTGGATAAATTCTTGTCCTACCACTCATTTGTTGGCGGTGTTAAGTGTGCCACATCTGATGATGTCGCTGTTTTCAAAAAGCTTGGAAAGGCACCAGGCAATGAAACTCACCCAAACGTTCATCGTTGGTATAAGCACGTAGCCACATGGGTTAAGAGTCCACCTGCCGACCTTCCCCAGGGTGTATTCAAGgttgaggaagaaaacAAGCCTGATGATATTGATCTTTTCG GTGATgaggaggaggaagaagatgatgcCCTTGCAAAGAAAATGGCCGCCATGAAAGCGGCAAAGAccaagaagaaggaagTTGCCAAATCATCCCTCGTAATTCACATCGAACCCGCTAGCATTGAAACAAACTTGGATGAAGTTCTAAAATTGGTTAGGGATATCAAAATGGAAGGCTTGACTTGGGGTGAAGCATACACTAAGATCCCATTGGCCTACGGTATTGAGAAACTGCAGGTTATATGCACAATTGTTGATGACCTTGTAAACACCAATGAAATCATAGAACTCATCGAAGGTCTCGGACTTACTGATGAGCAAAAGGCCTTGTTAAGCAAGagagaagaagaagacGACGAcgaagatgaggatgaacTATTCGGACTAGTACAATCCGCTACTATTGTTTCATTCAACAAACTCTAA
- a CDS encoding conserved hypothetical protein (encoded by transcript BEWA_043750A), with amino-acid sequence MYILRNKEFYFCRKYVYSNIRNFPKTRQFSTMFDTIKNSYKTMEIRKVSILEKITKFDLEIKNGLTPTEIYNQFPLAYNTHIIHKRVMESLIRHLRDVYMIKPTVLKAQNPDLLPFDPTDSPDMVISAGGDGTFLEAASLIPPEQLRPRPLWLVGLNTDPERSLGTLCISYFDRKTFYPFSCNIQDDKTFDSPVYDNNCRYNYTRHASKKIRFKDFTLEEKWLNVSPHEIAAISRASFDPHEDSTVGSEARQLPKPSEYDKDIDFDTYSMTYDEYVRTILDKLLVHRSLDPIYRQRIRLKLFKRNSNFGTSASLRANHTSIENALFSEASSNFSYDDLKTGHSVTNPSFPHGIVNDVMIADKFFGKTFYALIQIDDLPIKRVKSSGVLITTGTGSTAWAYNICKTNFTRGSSIIQCLLDHPSIPKDFASKIDNNVVNEVVNCYNEKLKMDPSKDLLRCIIREEISDKATEDASMYTGKQVKVLALAKDAVVCIDGSKTIGLDYGDVVVFKTFETDIIWSCI; translated from the exons atGTATATATTGAGAAACAAAGAATTCTACTTTTGTAGAAAGTATGTATACTCTAATATACGGAACTTTCCAAAAACACGGCAATTTTCTACCATGTTCGACACTATAAAAAACAGCTATAAGACAATGGAAATAAGAAAAGTTTCAATCCTTGAGAAAATCACAAAGTTCGACCtagaaattaaaaatggGCTCACTCCAACCGAAATATATAATCAGTTTCCCT TGGCATATAACACACATATAATACACAAGCGTGTGATGGAGTCACTTATAAGGCACTTACGGGATGTTTATATGATAAAGCCAACTGTGTTAAAAGCCCAGAATCCAGATTTACTACCATTCGATCCAACAGATTCACCAGATATGGTCATAAGTGCAG GTGGTGACGGAACCTTTTTGGAGGCTGCATCTCTGATACCACCTGAGCAATTGAGACCACGGCCCCTGTGGTTGGTTGGTTTAAATACGGATCCTGAGAGATCTCTAGGAACGCTCTGCATATCGTATTTTGATCGAAAGACTTTCTACCCATTTAGTTGTAATATACAGGATGACAAAACATTTGATTCCCCAGTCTATGATAATAATTGCAGATATAATTACACACGTCACGCTTCAAAAAAAATCCGGTTTAAAGATTTTACACTTGAAGAAAAATGGTTAAATGTAAGCCCTCACGAAATCGCAGCGATATCTCGTGCTTCGTTTGATCCGCATGAGGATTCCACAGTTGGTTCCGAAGCTAGGCAATTGCCAAAGCCGAGCGAATATGATAAAGATATTGATTTTGATACATATTCCATGACATATGATGAGTATGTCAGAACTATCTTGGACAAGTTGTTGGTTCACCGTTCATTGGATCCTATTTATCGTCAAAGGATCAGACTAAAGTTATTCAAGAGAAATTCGAATTTTGGCACCTCAGCATCATTGAGAGCTAATCATACATCTATTGAGAACGCATTATTTTCTGAAGCTAGTTCAAATTTTAGCTATGATGATTTGAAGACGGGTCATTCAGTTACCAatccttcttttcctcATGGGATAGTTAATGACGTAATGATTGCAGACAAATTTTTTGGCAAAACCTTTTACGCCCTAATTCAAATTGATGATCTACCCATAAAGCGTGTTAAAAGCAGTGGTGTTCTAATTACTACTG GAACTGGATCGACTGCATGGGCATATAATATATGCAAAACAAACTTTACTAGGGGTTCCAGTATCATTCAGTGTCTTCTGGATCACCCATCGATTCCAAAGGACTTTGCCTCAAAAATAG ACAACAACGTTGTTAATGAGGTCGTCAATTGTTACAATGAAAAGTTAAAGATGGACCCCTCGAAAGATCTTTTACGATGTATTATTAGGGAAGAGATTAGCGATAA GGCAACGGAAGACGCTTCAATGTATACAGGGAAGCAAGTCAAGGTTCTTGCCCTAGCTAAGGATGCCGTTGTATGTATAGACGGTTCAAAGACTATAGGCCTAGATTATGGCGATGTAGTAGTTTTCAAGACTTTTGAAACTGACATTATTTGGTCTTGTATCtaa
- a CDS encoding cysteine desulfurase, putative (encoded by transcript BEWA_043760A), which produces MIHGILAILFVYIIKDLCVGIKVTHICGLEPSFINNTIYNENFRRIFPHFCYDKQYVDGLMRKDFPILNQNNKEFDEFIYFDNAASTHKPKSVINAISDFYSTYYSNINRSPDPSTRRATLEYEKSREKVAKFINAEYVDEIIFTGGATNSINLVAKILRNKVLKEGDVILLPISEHNSNIVPWQIVYKNLCEIKFIEICDNGNINLEYLETLFQNYNVKLLSIAHTSNVLGNIQPIKQIIEVAHKHNSLVLVDACQTLAHITVDVRDLDCDFLVGSSHKMYGPTGIGFLYGKRDILESLDPCEGGGGTIQDLTFDATAFLGLPYKFEPGTPPIAQAIGFGAALDFINKVTVEKIRAHERELVKYLCEKLQRFTRIHGPNSNTLRAPIVSFSVDNINSFDLSCLLASRKIALRSGKHCAHLIHEAHTKVDNTIRVSLAMYNNYKEVDIFIEEVISCMKLLKSGK; this is translated from the exons ATGATCCATGGAATCCTCGCAATATTATTTGTCTACATCATAAAAGACCTGTGTGTTGGTATCAAAGTAACACATATCTGTGGATTAGAGCCATCGTTCATAAACAATACGATTTATAATGAAAATTTTCGTCGCATTTTCCCACATTTTTGCTATGATAAGCAATATGTCGATGGTTTAATGAGAAAGGACTTTCCTATACTAAACCAGAATAATAAAGAATTTGATGAATTCATATATTTTGACAATGCAGCAAGTACACACAAACCAAAGTCTGTAATaaat GCAATTTCTGATTTTTATTCCACTTATTATTCAAACATAAACAGATCTCCGGATCCTTCAACAAGAAGAGCCACATTG GAATACGAAAAATCACGAGAGAAGGTTGCAAAGTTTATCAATGCTGAATATGTAGATGAAATCATATTTACAGGTGGAGCCACAAATTCAATCAATCTGGTGGCAAAAATCCTAAG AAATAAAGTTTTGAAAGAAGGCGACGTTATTTTGCTTCCTATTTCGGAACATAATAGTAATATAGTTCCATGGCAAATTGTCTATAAAAATCTATGCGAGATAAAATTTATTGAG ATATGtgataatggaaatataaatttggaatatttagAGACACTATTTCAAAATTACAACGTTAAACTTTTGTCTATAGCTCATACTTCCAATGTTTTGGGAAATATCCAACCTATTAAGCAAATTATTGAAGTTGCACATAAACATAATTCCTTAGTCCTCGTTGATGCGTGCCAGACTTTGGCTCACATTACTGTGGATGTAAGAGATCTAGACTGCGATTTTCTCGTGGGATCTAGTCATAAGATGTATGGGCCTACTGGAATAGGATTCTTATACGGAAAAAGGGATATATTAGAATCATTAGACCCATGTGAGGGAGGTGGTGGTACAATTCAAGACTTAACATTTGATGCCACAGCATTCCTTGGTTTACCTTACAAATTTGAACCTGGTACTCCTCCAATAGCCCAAGCCATTGGGTTTGGTGCTGCTTTAGATTTTATTAATAAAGTTACAGTAGAAAAAATACGTGCGCATGAAAGGGAGCTGGTTAAATACCTCTGTGAAAAATTGCAAAGATTTACCAGAATACATGGTCCTAATTCAAACACCCTGCGTGCACCAATTGTTTCATTTTCTGTAGATAACATAAATTCCTTCGACCTTTCATGCTTATTGGCATCCAGAAAAATAGCTCTTAGGTCAGGCAAACACTGTGCGCATCTGATACATGAAGCACATACAAAGGTAGATAACACGATACGAGTATCATTGGCGATGTATAATAATTATAAAGAAGTGGATATTTTTATAGAAGAAGTTATTTCTTGCATGAAGTTGTTGAAAAGCGGAAAATGA